In one Dreissena polymorpha isolate Duluth1 chromosome 7, UMN_Dpol_1.0, whole genome shotgun sequence genomic region, the following are encoded:
- the LOC127839776 gene encoding multiple epidermal growth factor-like domains protein 10 codes for MAGVLCEPCYNKCESCSNATACDYCKPGYTGRNCDFATTCSSNYCTCSSANTCGACIGAYYNTSNNCQDKCNENCSSCTARTNCSSCNPGRYGTLCERVCSNRCRNGTCNKFDGTCICSENFAGPNCDQCNVGMFGVNCDESCSLRCNTTFCRRADGYCTCIANFEGDSCENCISGRYGPSCEHICSSGCVAGTCNKADGKCLCRSYFLGEKCDVCIVGQFGANCETNCSIGCHTRACSIIDGNCSCSHNFTGPKCDQCRVGMYGPFCNHTCSVGCVNNICDTENGTCTCYQNFTGKTCDQCEVGKYGMSCEYNCSVGCVFNTCDKNDGTCACLAHFTGPACDVCVYGLFGHNCSSECSPNCAQQACNQVSGKCSSCKDGFYGSQCEMRCMNNCAKCTSNDSCSEGNS; via the coding sequence ATGGCCGGTGTTCTGTGCGAACCGTGTTATAACAAATGTGAGTCGTGTTCAAACGCAACCGCATGCGACTACTGTAAGCCTGGATACACAGGGCGGAATTGTGATTTTGCGACAACCTGTTCATCAAACTATTGCACATGCAGCAGTGCAAACACATGTGGTGCGTGTATAGGCGCTTATTACAATACCAGCAACAACTGCCAAGATAAGTGCAATGAAAACTGCTCTTCATGTACAGCGAGAACAAACTGCTCCTCATGTAATCCCGGCAGATATGGTACGTTATGTGAAAGGGTGTGCTCTAATCGGTGTCGTAATGGAACATGTAATAAATTTGATGGCACATGTATTTGTTCTGAAAATTTTGCTGGACCAAACTGCGATCAGTGTAATGTGGGCATGTTTGGTGTTAATTGTGACGAAAGTTGCTCATTACGTTGCAATACGACTTTCTGCAGAAGAGCTGATGGGTACTGTACATGTATAGCAAATTTTGAAGGAGATAGTTGCGAAAACTGTATTTCAGGAAGATATGGGCCTAGCTGCGAACACATTTGTTCGTCAGGTTGCGTTGCTGGTACGTGTAATAAAGCGGATGGAAAATGTTTGTGTCGGTCCTATTTTCTTGGAGAAAAATGCGATGTATGTATTGTGGGACAGTTTGGCGCAAATTGCGAAACAAATTGCTCCATAGGATGTCATACACGGGCATGCAGCATAATCGATGGAAACTGTTCTTGTTCACACAATTTCACGGGCCCAAAATGTGACCAATGTCGCGTTGGAATGTATGGTCCGTTTTGCAACCATACGTGTTCAGTGGGTTGCGTGAACAATATATGTGACACAGAAaatggtacatgtacatgttatcaAAACTTCACCGGTAAAACATGTGATCAATGTGAAGTCGGAAAGTACGGAATGTCTTGCGAATATAATTGCTCTGTTGGTTGTGTCTTTAATACATGCGATAAAAATGACGGTACATGTGCATGTCTTGCACATTTTACTGGCCCAGCCTGTGACGTATGTGTTTATGGTTTATTCGGACACAATTGTTCTTCAGAATGTTCTCCTAACTGTGCACAACAGGCATGCAATCAGGTCAGTGGTAAATGTTCCTCGTGCAAGGATGGATTTTATGGATCACAATGTGAAATGAGATGCATGAACAACTGCGCCAAATGTACCAGTAATGACTCGTGTTCGGAAGGTAATTCGTAG